The following coding sequences lie in one Actinomycetota bacterium genomic window:
- a CDS encoding MoaD/ThiS family protein: MATLRLFAAAREAAGRATTTIDAPTVGAVLDEARVLFGEHFAAVLGASRVWLNGEPATDDAAVAAGDTVAVLPPVSGG; encoded by the coding sequence ATAGCCACGCTGCGCCTCTTCGCAGCGGCGCGGGAAGCGGCCGGTCGCGCGACGACGACGATCGACGCGCCCACCGTCGGCGCGGTGCTCGACGAAGCCCGGGTGCTGTTCGGGGAGCACTTCGCCGCGGTGCTCGGCGCGTCGCGCGTCTGGCTCAACGGCGAGCCAGCGACCGACGACGCCGCGGTTGCCGCCGGCGACACCGTGGCCGTGCTGCCGCCCGTCTCGGGCGGCTGA
- a CDS encoding integrase translates to MHAPPEVRERQTGVAETHQPPVGRHTVLDPALVVTRVGVPAQADAVVTQVRGQVLLPEVGGLAHVPVGVDHDRGRVAHGATIRLPPPAVNVGRVIGSDGYRGPIASPTSRALSPNSLRAYRADWSHFERWCRSRRRRALPATAATVAAYVAELAETRKASTVRRRVFAIADVHRAASFEPPTHDIHVRVAALRVERDQRARFRPTSPLSVDELEAMSHALPSTRSGSRDRAMLLLGFGGGLRRSELVALDVADVQPTRRGLRVHVGERTVVLPFGSRPGLCAVTAWRTWVSAARLTRGALFRPVDRHGHVGTRRLSDRAVALVVKRAAVLADLDPTRYSGDSLRRGLVRAAADRGAPEWGIMAQTGHRTRRLVRDYMRDPPSA, encoded by the coding sequence GTGCATGCCCCGCCCGAAGTCCGCGAACGACAGACCGGCGTTGCCGAGACCCACCAACCCCCGGTCGGTCGCCATACCGTCCTCGACCCAGCACTCGTCGTAACCCGTGTCGGCGTTCCAGCGCAGGCGGATGCTGTTGTCACGCAGGTGAGGGGGCAGGTTCTTCTCCCAGAGGTCGGCGGGCTCGCACACGTGCCCGTCGGCGTCGACCACGATCGGGGGCGGGTTGCTCATGGCGCGACCATCCGCCTGCCGCCCCCGGCGGTCAACGTCGGGCGAGTTATCGGAAGTGACGGGTACCGTGGCCCCATCGCCTCACCAACCAGCCGCGCCCTGTCGCCGAACAGCCTCCGTGCCTACCGCGCCGACTGGTCGCACTTCGAACGCTGGTGCCGCAGCCGCCGGCGACGGGCGCTCCCGGCGACGGCCGCGACGGTTGCCGCGTACGTCGCCGAGCTGGCCGAGACGCGCAAGGCCTCGACCGTCCGCCGCCGGGTGTTCGCCATCGCCGATGTGCACCGCGCCGCCTCGTTCGAACCCCCCACCCACGACATCCACGTCCGGGTCGCGGCGCTGCGGGTCGAACGCGACCAGCGCGCCCGCTTCCGGCCCACCTCACCGCTCTCGGTCGACGAGCTGGAGGCGATGTCGCACGCGTTGCCGTCGACCAGATCCGGGTCGCGCGACCGCGCCATGCTGCTGCTCGGCTTCGGCGGTGGCCTGCGGCGTTCAGAGCTGGTCGCGCTCGATGTGGCGGACGTGCAACCGACCCGGCGGGGGTTGCGCGTGCATGTCGGCGAGCGCACGGTCGTGCTGCCGTTCGGCTCGCGACCGGGACTGTGCGCGGTGACGGCATGGCGGACCTGGGTGAGCGCTGCGAGGCTGACGCGGGGCGCGTTGTTCCGGCCGGTCGACCGCCACGGCCACGTGGGCACGCGACGTCTCAGCGACCGAGCCGTGGCGCTGGTCGTCAAGCGGGCCGCGGTGCTCGCGGACCTCGACCCGACGCGCTACTCCGGCGACTCGCTCCGACGGGGCCTGGTGCGCGCGGCGGCCGACCGGGGCGCGCCCGAGTGGGGGATCATGGCCCAGACCGGCCACCGCACCCGTCGCCTGGTGCGCGACTACATGCGCGACCCGCCGTCAGCCTGA
- a CDS encoding amidohydrolase — protein sequence MSNPPPIVVDADGHVCEPADLWEKNLPPHLRDNSIRLRWNADTGYDECWVEDGMATDRGLVGLGNAGLSFADFGRGMHYEEISPAGFDPRERVKVLDSEGIDLAVLYPGLGLKLGAIRDAELAVASCRVYNDWIAGYAATDPRRLAGVGALPMQDPGAAAREARRIAGELGLRGGFCRPNPYGGHGLHDPVFDPVYDALEEAGIPLALHGAGLTDMPGASRYLGRLMAPGTHHAVVLFFDQYLTLSNLVYGGVLERHPGLKVAVLECGGGWIAHWMDRMDEFLESYAWAAAPLTLAPSEYFVRQCWVSFDPGEHTMGLLTPVVGSERFIWASDFPHSDAKYPGVVDELREHTAAMDDDAKANLYGTNALRMYGLR from the coding sequence ATGAGCAACCCGCCCCCGATCGTGGTCGACGCCGACGGGCACGTGTGCGAGCCCGCCGACCTCTGGGAGAAGAACCTGCCCCCTCACCTGCGTGACAACAGCATCCGCCTGCGCTGGAACGCCGACACGGGTTACGACGAGTGCTGGGTCGAGGACGGTATGGCGACCGACCGGGGGTTGGTGGGTCTCGGCAACGCCGGTCTGTCGTTCGCGGACTTCGGGCGGGGCATGCACTACGAGGAGATCAGCCCGGCCGGGTTCGACCCCCGCGAGCGTGTGAAGGTGCTCGACTCCGAGGGCATCGACCTCGCCGTCCTCTACCCCGGGCTGGGGCTGAAGCTCGGCGCGATCCGCGACGCGGAGCTGGCGGTCGCATCGTGTCGGGTCTACAACGACTGGATTGCCGGCTACGCGGCGACCGATCCGCGGCGGTTGGCGGGCGTGGGCGCGCTCCCGATGCAGGACCCGGGAGCCGCGGCCCGAGAGGCTCGCCGCATCGCCGGCGAGCTCGGGCTGCGGGGTGGCTTCTGCCGGCCCAACCCCTACGGCGGGCACGGGCTCCATGACCCCGTGTTCGACCCTGTCTACGACGCGCTCGAGGAGGCAGGCATCCCACTCGCGCTGCACGGCGCGGGCCTCACCGACATGCCCGGCGCCTCGAGGTACCTCGGGCGGCTGATGGCGCCTGGCACCCACCACGCGGTGGTGCTGTTCTTCGACCAGTACTTGACGCTGTCCAACCTGGTCTACGGCGGGGTGCTCGAGCGCCATCCGGGCCTGAAGGTGGCCGTGCTCGAGTGCGGCGGCGGCTGGATCGCCCACTGGATGGACCGTATGGACGAGTTCCTCGAGAGCTACGCGTGGGCAGCGGCGCCGCTGACGCTGGCACCGAGCGAGTACTTCGTGCGGCAGTGCTGGGTGTCGTTCGACCCCGGCGAGCACACCATGGGACTCCTCACCCCGGTGGTCGGCAGCGAGCGGTTCATCTGGGCCTCCGACTTCCCGCACAGTGACGCCAAGTACCCGGGCGTCGTCGACGAGCTGCGTGAGCACACGGCCGCGATGGACGACGACGCCAAGGCCAATCTCTACGGCACCAACGCCTTGCGCATGTACGGGTTGCGCTGA
- a CDS encoding D-aminoacylase encodes MWDLLIRAGSVVDGTGAPPVTTDVAVQDGRIAAIGRLNGEARERLDADGLTVTPGFIDIHTHYDAQLHWEPTASPSSWHGVTTVLMGNCGFTLAPSKPKDLPWLSQMLSRVEGMSPDALAEAVTFRGGSYAEFLAGLDGRIGVNAAGNVGHCAVRRMVMGDEASERAADDAEIESMARLVRAALHDGAIGFTSSQLDIHMAHDGRPVPSNLAAPDELIALAGVLGDFDHGSIEFIPRTFLEGYSDDDRELIRAMARAAKTPVNLNTLTRMWNAPDGWKRSLEFAQEAAAEGLAVHPMFATNRQGAHFSLDNTFLFDEIPSFRATLTLPAPQREERLRDPAVREQMRRELADPTGRSFVFVWEVLRVERVSNPGHEWWVGRSVTEVAREMALDPLDCFLDISLAEGLATQFVLQGPPDRKRTAATEELIRSPIVMAGSSDAGAHLLSFCGVDFTTRLLTEWVPETLSFEAAVARLTGTPARVHGLAGRGVVAEGAAADLLVLDRTRLAVGETRYVRDFPAASGRYVVDAAGYVKAIVNGEVLLEDGKHTGALPGHVVRGPASRAVAR; translated from the coding sequence ATGTGGGACCTGCTCATCCGGGCCGGCAGCGTCGTCGACGGCACCGGCGCACCCCCGGTCACCACCGACGTCGCGGTACAGGACGGCCGCATCGCCGCAATCGGGCGTCTCAACGGCGAGGCGCGCGAGAGGCTTGACGCGGACGGGCTGACGGTGACGCCCGGCTTCATCGACATCCACACGCACTACGACGCGCAGCTGCACTGGGAGCCCACCGCGTCGCCGTCGTCGTGGCACGGCGTGACCACGGTGCTCATGGGCAACTGCGGGTTCACGCTCGCGCCGTCGAAACCCAAGGACCTCCCATGGCTGTCGCAGATGCTCAGCCGGGTCGAAGGGATGTCGCCGGACGCGCTGGCCGAGGCGGTGACGTTCCGCGGCGGTTCGTACGCCGAGTTCCTCGCTGGGCTCGACGGCCGCATCGGTGTCAACGCGGCCGGCAACGTCGGCCACTGCGCGGTGCGGCGCATGGTGATGGGTGACGAGGCGTCCGAGCGCGCCGCCGACGACGCGGAGATCGAGTCGATGGCGCGACTCGTTCGCGCCGCGCTGCACGATGGCGCCATCGGGTTCACGTCGTCGCAGCTCGACATCCACATGGCCCACGACGGCCGTCCGGTGCCATCCAACCTCGCGGCACCGGACGAGCTCATCGCCCTCGCCGGTGTGCTCGGCGACTTCGACCACGGGTCGATCGAGTTCATCCCTCGCACGTTCCTCGAGGGCTACTCCGACGACGACCGCGAGCTCATCCGGGCCATGGCGCGCGCCGCGAAGACGCCGGTGAACTTGAACACGCTGACCCGCATGTGGAACGCGCCGGATGGCTGGAAGCGAAGCCTCGAGTTCGCTCAGGAGGCGGCGGCCGAGGGCCTGGCGGTGCACCCCATGTTCGCGACCAACCGCCAGGGCGCCCACTTCTCGCTCGACAACACGTTTCTGTTCGACGAGATCCCGAGCTTTCGCGCCACGCTCACGTTGCCGGCGCCGCAGCGCGAGGAACGCCTACGCGACCCGGCGGTGCGCGAACAGATGCGCCGCGAGCTGGCCGATCCCACCGGCCGCTCCTTCGTGTTCGTCTGGGAGGTGTTGCGCGTCGAGCGGGTCTCGAACCCCGGTCACGAGTGGTGGGTCGGGCGGAGCGTGACGGAGGTGGCCCGGGAGATGGCGCTCGATCCCCTGGACTGCTTCCTCGACATCTCGCTCGCCGAGGGGCTGGCCACGCAGTTCGTCCTACAGGGCCCGCCCGACAGAAAGCGCACCGCCGCCACCGAGGAGCTCATCCGCAGCCCGATCGTGATGGCAGGCAGCAGCGACGCGGGCGCCCACCTGCTCTCGTTCTGCGGGGTGGACTTCACCACCCGGCTGCTCACCGAATGGGTGCCGGAAACGCTCAGCTTCGAGGCCGCGGTCGCCCGGCTCACCGGCACGCCCGCACGCGTGCACGGGCTCGCGGGGCGCGGCGTCGTCGCCGAGGGTGCGGCGGCCGATCTGCTGGTGCTCGACCGCACCCGCCTCGCGGTGGGCGAGACGCGCTATGTGCGCGACTTCCCGGCCGCGAGTGGGCGCTACGTGGTCGACGCGGCCGGCTACGTCAAGGCGATCGTCAACGGCGAGGTGCTGCTGGAAGACGGCAAGCACACCGGCGCGCTGCCCGGCCACGTCGTACGCGGCCCTGCGTCGCGCGCCGTGGCACGCTAA
- the sodN gene encoding superoxide dismutase, Ni — protein MSALARLLVAVDRVRAPETAHAHCDLPCGVYDPAQARIEADAVKAIIEKYHESKDDTFRQRAVMIKEQRADLLKHHLWVLWTDYFKPEHLEQYPDLHTLFWDATKAAGASKKSLDTADAQKTIDLVARIDKIFWETKKG, from the coding sequence ATGTCCGCTCTCGCCCGACTCCTCGTTGCCGTCGACCGGGTACGCGCGCCCGAGACCGCGCACGCGCACTGCGACCTGCCGTGCGGCGTCTACGACCCCGCCCAGGCCCGGATCGAGGCCGACGCGGTGAAGGCGATCATCGAGAAGTACCACGAGTCGAAGGACGACACGTTCCGGCAGCGGGCCGTCATGATCAAGGAGCAGCGCGCCGACCTGCTCAAGCACCACCTCTGGGTGCTCTGGACCGACTACTTCAAGCCCGAGCACCTCGAGCAGTACCCCGACCTCCACACTCTCTTCTGGGACGCCACGAAAGCAGCCGGCGCGTCCAAGAAGTCCCTCGACACCGCCGACGCGCAGAAGACGATCGATCTCGTCGCCCGGATCGACAAGATCTTCTGGGAGACGAAGAAGGGTTAG
- the sodX gene encoding nickel-type superoxide dismutase maturation protease, whose product MPAFLVRVVVEGESMSPALIPGDRLLVVRTRRVRRGDVVALLDPRERDRTIVKRVDRVEGDAVTVLGDNSGASTDSRCFGPVDRRELRGRAIYRYWPENRRGRLTR is encoded by the coding sequence GTGCCGGCGTTTCTCGTTCGGGTGGTCGTGGAGGGCGAGAGCATGTCGCCCGCCCTCATCCCCGGCGACCGGCTCCTCGTCGTGCGCACGCGCCGGGTGCGGCGCGGCGACGTGGTCGCGTTGCTCGACCCGCGCGAGCGCGATCGCACGATCGTGAAGCGCGTCGACCGCGTCGAGGGCGACGCGGTGACCGTGCTCGGCGACAACTCCGGCGCCAGCACTGACAGCCGGTGTTTCGGTCCCGTCGACCGGCGCGAGCTGCGGGGGCGCGCCATCTACCGCTACTGGCCGGAGAATCGCCGTGGGAGACTCACGCGGTGA
- a CDS encoding acyl-CoA dehydrogenase — protein sequence MTRDTRHPLFTDEHEELRRSIRAFVEKELRPHADEWENAKDFPDSVFARMGELGFLGLHFDESDGGSGGDYLTMLVLAEEMARCGSGGVSMAVSVQCEYVTPPIARFGTPEQKARWLRPAIEGRRIGALGITEPGAGSDVAGIATKAIRDGDEYVVNGRKTFITNGCRADFLLLVAKTDPTQRHAGISLLLVDADTPGFHVTRRLDKVGMLSSDTAELAFDDMRVPVANLLGDEGAGFNQIMWELQGERLSAAAGACAGAQHTLEATIDYVQHREAFGKRIADFQSTRHKLAEMQTMIDAARALTYETAWRVQLGEYPVRAITEAKLLATRVHFQVADTCLQLHGGMGYMMEMPVQRAWRDSRLARIGAGADEVMLDYIAKGMGV from the coding sequence GTGACACGCGACACCCGACACCCGCTCTTCACCGACGAGCACGAGGAGCTGCGCCGCTCGATCCGGGCCTTCGTCGAGAAGGAGCTCCGCCCGCACGCGGACGAATGGGAAAACGCGAAGGACTTCCCCGACAGCGTCTTTGCGCGGATGGGCGAGCTCGGCTTCCTCGGCCTGCACTTCGACGAGTCCGACGGCGGTTCCGGGGGCGACTACCTCACCATGCTCGTGCTCGCGGAGGAGATGGCGAGGTGCGGCTCGGGCGGCGTGAGCATGGCCGTGAGCGTGCAGTGCGAGTACGTCACCCCGCCGATCGCGCGGTTCGGCACGCCCGAGCAGAAGGCCCGCTGGCTGCGTCCCGCCATCGAGGGCCGCCGGATCGGCGCGCTGGGCATCACCGAGCCTGGCGCCGGGAGCGACGTCGCCGGCATCGCCACCAAGGCCATCCGCGACGGCGACGAGTACGTCGTCAACGGACGCAAGACCTTCATCACCAACGGCTGCCGCGCCGACTTCCTGCTGTTGGTCGCCAAGACCGACCCCACCCAGCGCCACGCAGGGATCTCGTTGCTCCTCGTCGACGCCGACACGCCCGGCTTCCACGTGACGCGCCGGCTCGACAAGGTCGGCATGCTGTCGAGCGACACAGCCGAGCTCGCGTTCGACGACATGCGCGTGCCTGTCGCCAACCTCCTCGGCGACGAGGGTGCTGGCTTCAACCAGATCATGTGGGAGCTGCAGGGCGAGCGCCTCTCTGCCGCCGCCGGCGCCTGTGCGGGCGCGCAGCACACGCTCGAAGCGACGATCGACTACGTGCAGCACCGGGAGGCGTTCGGGAAGCGCATCGCCGACTTCCAGTCGACCCGGCACAAGCTGGCCGAGATGCAGACGATGATCGACGCGGCCCGCGCGCTCACGTACGAGACGGCCTGGCGCGTGCAGCTGGGTGAGTATCCGGTGCGGGCCATCACGGAGGCGAAGCTCCTGGCCACCCGTGTCCACTTCCAGGTCGCCGACACGTGCCTGCAGCTCCACGGGGGGATGGGCTACATGATGGAGATGCCGGTGCAGCGGGCCTGGCGCGACAGCCGTCTGGCACGCATCGGAGCGGGGGCCGACGAGGTGATGCTCGACTACATCGCCAAGGGCATGGGCGTGTAG
- a CDS encoding response regulator codes for MTGVQRDRLVLVVDDDETVRRVVRHVLEVDHFDVVEAASGHEALEAVASNRPVVIVLDVVMPGLDGIEVCRQLDHAEVKVLMLTARGDDATIEAASLEAGADDFLGKPFSSIELLDHVERLVQG; via the coding sequence GTGACTGGCGTGCAACGCGACCGCCTCGTCCTGGTGGTGGACGACGACGAGACGGTCCGTCGGGTGGTGCGCCACGTCCTCGAGGTCGACCACTTCGACGTGGTGGAGGCCGCGTCGGGGCACGAGGCCCTCGAGGCGGTCGCGAGCAACCGCCCGGTGGTCATCGTGCTCGACGTCGTCATGCCTGGCCTCGACGGCATCGAGGTCTGCCGGCAGCTCGACCACGCGGAGGTCAAGGTGCTGATGCTGACCGCCCGGGGCGACGACGCCACGATCGAGGCGGCCAGCCTCGAAGCGGGAGCCGACGACTTCCTCGGCAAGCCGTTCTCGTCGATCGAGCTGCTCGATCACGTGGAGCGCCTGGTCCAGGGCTGA
- a CDS encoding helix-turn-helix transcriptional regulator — MHDLGEFIREQRRVARLSLRKLSDMAGISNPYLSQIERGLRKPSAEILQQIAKALRISAETLYVRAGILEERTGEHDLVNEILRDPSITEPQKQALIQVYQSFQHDNDDDSVGANHAAPATVSGADG, encoded by the coding sequence ATGCACGACCTCGGCGAGTTCATCCGCGAGCAGCGGCGGGTGGCCCGGCTCTCGCTCCGCAAGCTCTCCGACATGGCGGGCATCAGCAACCCCTATCTGAGCCAGATCGAGCGCGGCCTGCGGAAGCCCTCGGCCGAGATCCTCCAGCAGATCGCCAAGGCGCTGCGCATCTCGGCCGAGACCCTCTACGTGCGGGCGGGCATCCTCGAGGAGCGCACCGGCGAGCACGACCTCGTGAACGAGATCCTCCGCGACCCCAGCATCACCGAGCCCCAGAAGCAGGCACTGATCCAGGTGTACCAGTCGTTCCAGCACGACAACGACGACGACTCCGTCGGTGCCAACCATGCCGCGCCGGCAACCGTAAGCGGGGCCGACGGGTAG
- a CDS encoding glycosyltransferase, whose product MNVYVRELSAALARAGLSCDVYTRAAQPGLAPVVAVEPGFRVHHVVAGPTETVDKDDLPALVDDFTAGVRERIRASEEPALIHANYWLSGVAGHALKHELELPLVSTFHTLARVKAEDFEHEPVRRARAESDVIGCSDVILASNTEERAQLERLYGAVRERIEIVPPGVDHAFFSPGNRGGARAALGLGASEHPVLLFVGRIQPLKGLAVAVRALAALDEQRAMLLVVGGPSGPDGAAELERVRDLVAELGLASRVRFVDPQPHHLLSSYYRAADVCLVPSRSESFGLVALEAAACGTPVVAAAVGGLRTLVDHGHTGFLVEGPDPDGFAAYVREVIDNPRLADELGVNAAARAGRYRWSITAARLRRLYADLAARTLVECR is encoded by the coding sequence ATGAACGTTTACGTGCGCGAGCTCTCGGCTGCGCTCGCCCGCGCCGGGCTGTCGTGCGACGTCTACACCCGCGCCGCGCAGCCCGGTCTGGCCCCCGTCGTCGCGGTCGAACCAGGGTTCCGCGTCCACCACGTGGTCGCAGGCCCGACCGAGACGGTCGACAAGGACGACCTACCGGCGCTCGTCGACGACTTCACCGCCGGTGTGCGCGAGCGGATCCGTGCGAGCGAAGAGCCCGCGCTGATCCATGCCAACTACTGGCTCTCGGGTGTCGCGGGCCACGCGCTGAAGCACGAGCTGGAGCTTCCGCTCGTGTCGACGTTCCACACGCTCGCGCGTGTGAAGGCGGAGGACTTCGAGCACGAACCCGTCCGCCGGGCCCGCGCCGAGTCCGACGTGATCGGCTGCAGCGACGTGATCCTGGCATCCAACACCGAGGAGCGGGCGCAGCTCGAGCGTCTGTACGGCGCGGTGCGGGAGCGCATCGAGATCGTGCCACCCGGTGTCGACCACGCCTTCTTCTCGCCGGGCAACCGTGGCGGTGCACGCGCGGCCCTGGGCCTGGGTGCCTCCGAGCACCCGGTCCTGCTCTTCGTCGGCCGCATCCAACCCCTCAAGGGACTCGCGGTCGCGGTGCGCGCGCTGGCCGCGCTCGACGAGCAGCGCGCCATGCTGCTCGTGGTCGGAGGGCCCAGCGGGCCCGACGGCGCGGCGGAGCTCGAACGGGTGCGCGACCTCGTCGCCGAGCTGGGGCTCGCGTCGCGTGTGCGCTTCGTCGACCCGCAACCCCATCACCTGCTGTCGAGCTACTACCGGGCCGCCGACGTCTGCCTCGTGCCCAGCCGGTCCGAGTCCTTCGGTCTCGTCGCGCTCGAGGCGGCCGCGTGCGGCACCCCGGTGGTGGCCGCGGCCGTCGGTGGGCTGCGCACGCTCGTCGACCACGGTCACACGGGCTTTCTCGTCGAGGGCCCCGACCCCGACGGGTTCGCGGCGTACGTGCGCGAGGTGATCGACAACCCGCGTCTCGCCGACGAGCTCGGCGTCAACGCGGCGGCGCGTGCCGGGCGTTACCGGTGGTCGATCACGGCCGCTCGCCTGAGGCGTCTGTATGCCGACCTTGCGGCGCGCACGCTGGTCGAGTGCCGTTAG
- a CDS encoding YbjN domain-containing protein: MVDHGRSPEASVCRPCGAHAGRVPLGGARDDRAAALAVVERWLEAQRHDNPVLAAIDRDPEVDRWYVRLRGEERDFVAVWLTVGDYTLGYEVYFMPAPEEEPTPLYEFLLRRNQRLYAMRFSIGPEDAVYLTGQLPLAAIDEAELDRVVGSAYAYVEQWFRPAMRLGFGARFRG; encoded by the coding sequence GTGGTCGATCACGGCCGCTCGCCTGAGGCGTCTGTATGCCGACCTTGCGGCGCGCACGCTGGTCGAGTGCCGTTAGGCGGTGCGCGCGACGATCGCGCCGCTGCGCTCGCGGTCGTCGAGCGGTGGCTCGAGGCGCAGCGTCACGACAACCCCGTGCTGGCTGCGATCGACCGCGACCCCGAGGTCGACCGGTGGTACGTCCGCCTGCGGGGTGAAGAGCGTGACTTCGTCGCCGTCTGGCTGACGGTCGGCGACTACACGCTCGGGTACGAGGTGTACTTCATGCCCGCGCCGGAGGAGGAGCCCACTCCGCTGTACGAGTTCCTCTTGCGGCGGAACCAAAGGCTCTACGCCATGCGCTTCAGCATCGGGCCCGAGGATGCGGTGTACCTCACGGGACAGCTGCCGCTCGCCGCCATCGACGAGGCGGAGCTCGACCGGGTCGTGGGCTCGGCTTACGCCTACGTCGAGCAGTGGTTCCGGCCGGCCATGCGGCTCGGCTTCGGGGCGCGCTTCCGGGGCTGA
- the proC gene encoding pyrroline-5-carboxylate reductase yields the protein MSVRLAVYGGGRMGEALVTGLLAARWAGPDELCVVEVVAARRDELEKAHRGVQVRADGIRADGAVVAVKPGDVEGACRSIGAAGAARVLSIAAGVPLARLEGWLGGGVPVVRAMPNTPALVGAGAAAIAGGASVTDDDLAWAEMVLSSVGTVHRVAEPLLDAVTGLSGSGPAYVFLVAEALIEAGVLAGLPRPVSEALTTQTLLGAARLLAESNDGPEALRAAVTSPGGTTAAGLRTLEARGVRSAFIEAVQAATERSRQLGAD from the coding sequence ATGAGCGTGCGGCTGGCCGTCTACGGCGGCGGCAGGATGGGCGAAGCGCTCGTGACCGGGTTGCTCGCGGCGCGGTGGGCCGGGCCCGACGAGCTGTGCGTGGTCGAGGTCGTCGCGGCGCGCCGTGACGAGCTGGAAAAGGCGCACCGCGGCGTGCAGGTGCGCGCCGACGGCATCCGGGCCGACGGCGCGGTGGTCGCGGTCAAGCCGGGTGACGTCGAGGGCGCATGCAGGTCCATCGGCGCAGCCGGTGCGGCGCGGGTGCTGTCCATCGCCGCCGGCGTGCCCCTCGCGCGGCTCGAGGGATGGTTGGGCGGCGGCGTCCCCGTCGTGCGGGCGATGCCCAACACGCCTGCCCTGGTGGGCGCGGGCGCGGCGGCCATCGCGGGCGGCGCATCCGTCACCGACGACGACCTCGCCTGGGCCGAGATGGTCCTGTCGTCGGTCGGCACGGTGCACCGGGTCGCGGAGCCGCTGCTCGATGCGGTCACCGGCCTGTCGGGCTCCGGGCCTGCATACGTGTTCCTCGTGGCCGAGGCGCTCATCGAGGCGGGCGTGCTCGCGGGGCTGCCGCGTCCCGTGAGCGAGGCCCTCACGACCCAGACGCTCCTCGGCGCGGCGCGGTTGCTGGCCGAGTCGAACGACGGTCCCGAGGCCCTGCGGGCGGCCGTCACCTCGCCCGGCGGCACCACCGCAGCCGGCCTGCGCACGCTCGAGGCGCGCGGCGTGCGCAGTGCGTTCATCGAGGCGGTCCAGGCCGCGACCGAGCGGTCACGCCAGCTCGGGGCGGACTGA
- a CDS encoding helix-turn-helix domain-containing protein codes for MTVAEVAELLRVSSMTVYRLIKAGDLAAVRVGKSFRVREDDVDRYLASRYTQAG; via the coding sequence ATGACGGTGGCCGAGGTGGCCGAGCTCCTGCGGGTGTCGAGCATGACGGTGTACCGGTTGATCAAGGCCGGTGACCTCGCCGCGGTGCGCGTCGGGAAGTCCTTCCGGGTACGCGAGGACGACGTCGACCGCTACCTCGCCAGTCGCTACACGCAGGCGGGCTGA
- a CDS encoding SAM-dependent chlorinase/fluorinase: MPRLDTVSFLSDYGLADEFVGVVKAVIRTIAPHAVVIDITHDIPPHDTRAGGLALARSVQYLPSGVVLAVVDPGVGTARRAVAVEAGHDPASVFVGPDNGLLAPAVGMAGGAGRAVSLTNDDYHLPSPGPTFAGRDVFAPAAAHLCNGVDITALGELIDPNTLQPGLLPLTRHEDATVVGEVLWVDRFGNAQLNVDPDEVAAMGDVVTLHAGEQVRTAVRAAAFAELDAGQVGLVVDSYGLLALALDRRSAADELRLHPGDAVTLEAAR, translated from the coding sequence ATGCCGCGGCTCGACACTGTCTCCTTCCTCTCCGATTACGGCCTGGCCGACGAGTTCGTCGGTGTGGTCAAGGCGGTCATCCGCACCATCGCCCCCCACGCCGTCGTGATCGACATCACCCACGACATCCCGCCCCACGACACGCGCGCCGGTGGCCTCGCGCTCGCCCGCAGCGTCCAGTACCTGCCGTCGGGCGTGGTGCTCGCCGTCGTCGACCCGGGTGTGGGCACCGCCCGCCGCGCGGTTGCGGTCGAGGCCGGCCACGATCCGGCGTCGGTGTTCGTCGGTCCCGACAACGGGCTCCTGGCACCGGCCGTCGGCATGGCGGGTGGCGCGGGTCGGGCGGTATCGCTCACCAACGACGACTACCACCTGCCGTCCCCCGGTCCCACCTTTGCGGGCCGCGACGTGTTCGCCCCCGCGGCGGCCCACCTCTGCAACGGAGTCGACATCACTGCCCTCGGTGAGCTCATCGACCCCAACACCTTGCAGCCGGGCCTCCTCCCGCTCACGCGACACGAGGACGCCACCGTCGTGGGTGAGGTGCTCTGGGTCGACCGCTTCGGCAACGCGCAGCTGAACGTCGACCCCGACGAGGTCGCGGCGATGGGCGACGTCGTCACGTTGCACGCTGGCGAGCAGGTGCGCACGGCCGTGCGCGCCGCGGCGTTCGCCGAGCTCGACGCGGGTCAGGTCGGGCTCGTGGTCGACTCGTACGGTCTGCTCGCGCTCGCACTCGATCGGCGATCGGCCGCCGACGAGCTGCGACTGCACCCGGGCGACGCCGTCACACTTGAAGCCGCGAGATGA